Genomic segment of Sebastes fasciatus isolate fSebFas1 chromosome 3, fSebFas1.pri, whole genome shotgun sequence:
AATTCATCACATTTAACCATACAGCACGTTAGAAAGTCACCTCTCTTTTCTCACCTATTGTCTGTCCTGGTGAGATGAAACACTTCtttcataaacaaacacacagtatagAGCAGAGCTAGTGCAGCACTAACACGGTCAGCAACACACCTCTATTGTTTTACATCCTATTCCCGCAGTGCTCGCACATATAAGACCATCACTCTAGAGAGAGGCTCCTCAGGTCTGGGCTTCAGCATCGTAGGAGGGTTCAGCAGCCCTCATGGAGACCTGCCCATCTACATCAAAACGATCTTCAACAAGGTGAGTGAACGTCCTCCTGGCAGAGATCTGTCATGGGGATCCTGGTTCAGAGATCTAATCTCAGAAAAGCATGTTGTTCAGTTATACTGTGTTCATCATATACAGTAAGAGACAAGAAAACAAGAACTATATCCACTAcacaagaaaataataatagcaaAAACCACGGAAGTcagatattaaataataataataataagtaaataaataaaattatgtaaatctaaataaagttaaaaaatactaaataaataccttaaaataatcaattacaaataagtaaataaaaaatttgaaataaataaaaaacaaaaaattaaagaacattaaattaattataaataaataaataaacccaaCTAACCATTAAGACATTGGGAAATAACCAAAATTGACATACATATATGATAAATTTCAAAAGTCCTGACACATCTCTAATAAATCCTACAGTAATAATTCTATTGTTAATACATCATCCAGCAATGTATCAAGTTAAACATCTAATTTATACATGATATGTTTAACagaatttaatttataaagacattttatttcAGTGTTATCAGTTGTGACATTTCCtttcattttgacttttgtgtgtacagtacataGGTCTAATGGTGTAAACAGATTGTGATCTCTGATCTGCGCATGGTGACTGACTAGTCTTTGTCCTCTGCAGGGGGCGGCCATAGAGGACGGCAGGCTGAAGGGTGGAGATCAGATCATTGCCGTGAATGGACATTGTCTGGAGGGTGTGACTCACGCTGAAGCCGTGGACATCCTCAAGAAGACCAAGGGAACTGTAGTCCTAACGGTACTCTCTTGAGACGCAGCCCATTGTGTCCGATTGACATTATGTTTTTACAAAGTAGCAAAGTAGTGAAGTAATGTAGCTGCCTCCTGTAGcactgcctcacacacacacctgagaaGGCAAATGTGGACAGTTGAAGTGATATAGTTTTGTTAAAAATCCTAAGAGGAGTAGATACTGTTAGTTATCTGAATTTAGTTCGGGGAAGCTACCTCTAACTGCAACTGGGTGTGTTAAAGGGTAATGGTatatttcaacctggaccctgttTTGTCCAAATTTTAGTCCAGTACTGAGGGCGAACGCTGCTAGGTTAAGGGAGCAGCATCAGTTTAACAtcacgtccactaaaagtgcttgtttttgccgctgacaggctcagattattattatacgTGTCTGTCAACATTATGGAATGGACCCTACAGAGAAGTGaaacgtttttcttacctttcgcttgatccggtctgtttgttgtGTCCGAGGTGCgttcaaggagaagtctcgttgtgaaatctgaatatccatatactctggctcaaataaatacgggcggccatcgaattcaaagatcacatccacattgtcaaaatcctctaaatattcagccatgacattgaaaatattttagataacactaagctacgctttctgtactccaacacaacaaactctgcccggctggcacttgcgtttccaccatggatgtattcaaCTGTTATTGTTGTCTTttggcaacacgtcacctcgccagatttcagaacgagacttgagcgagactctttccaaaatgtcagacacttataataacaatctgagcctgtcggtggcaaacacacacacttttagtggacataaatgACGGTGCAAGCTTGCCCCAATTGCACCATCTatagcgctctccctcaatgcTGGACCAAtgtcagaaattgttgtccccattagtctcttagacacaaaaacatgaggaaatagggtccaggttggaaaatactgaagttacccttttacatgcacagttTTCCCAATATTAACTCATATTCCAATGAAGGTGTTATCAGAACTAATGTGTTTATGTTATACGAATCTTCACATCTTAGTAATGAATATCTCTTTATTCATACAAACagaatatttttaaagttaccATACTGTAGAAGTGATGCTCATAGAAATCAAAGCACCAAAGGCATATATTAAATAAGCCAACTGATTGTGATATATTGTGTCTTAGTTATCCCGTTCAAGGTATTTATAATATAGTTACGCATTGATATACATCATACAATAGCACCAATGTATTTACTACCGTCTGGCTGCTGTTCATTCAGAGTTAACTACTGCGATCAACTCCTAGGACCCAAAACATGCCAAGTGCTTCTGCCAATCTTTTGTATGGCAATAAGCTTTTAGGACATTTTGCTTTAGAAGACTGTTTTACCTTCGTTCTCACATTctaataaaaaaagtgtgtcaTGATTGCTTGAATAATCAATGTACTTTACATTTCTTTAATACTTTAAATATcagtgtgatttatttattatttattactgctttcataaactataactTGATCAGTTGTCTTTAGGAAGTATTGTTATAGTGGAATGTGCAATCTTTATTTAGAAAGCTAGTACCTGTTTTATATGGATTTATTTATACTCTGATATTTATGCTTTCCTCACAGTCGTTCATTTGATTTCATTTATGTCAGTAGTCCTTTGCGATTGTGTAACATTGTATAACTGAATGTACTGTAAGTGATCATATTAAATGTTCATTTGTTAGAGTTTGGTATACAAAACTTTGCATAGTTCAAGACTTCTATTGTtctgcttccttccttcctgacGCACCAGTCTGTGTATAATGACAAGCAGTCACCTTAAATATTGTCATGTTTTAATGAGCGATGACAGCAACACATACATCTGTCTTGATGCTTTATGATGCTTCTCTTGAATAATACTGTGTGGGATAATAAGAACTTTGTTTGACTTCAAAATCCCACAGATGCAGAccagaaagaaaagaagtattTGAGATAATCTGAGATTCCTGAACTGTTTAATGAGGACGTCTGTGCCTGCAGTTCCATTTTTTAAGAATAGATGCaagatttcttttaattttttgcatatttttgcaTCTATTTCTAAGCCAGTGAACTGAATTCTGCCTCGGGGGTGTTTTATTGTCGTGGCGATGCTCTTTATCTCTGTctcttgctctttctctctgtctttgtcaaACATGAATACATATTCACGATCACTCAGGTTTAGTGAAGTGTGTGTTACACAGTACATCATGGAGTGACAGGGCAGCACTAAATCACATACTGTAGGGTGTAGGTACTAGAGTGACAACAGGAGagacagtggtggaagaggtactcagatcttttacttcagtaaaagtagcaatacaatAGGTAATAAttcatcataatttatttgctgattatattttgtatcattaatctcaatctgcaaagtaactatcaaataaatgtgttgaagtaaaaagtgcaatatttgcGAGTGgagtaaagtataaagtagcagaaaacggaaatactcaagtaaaggacAAGTACTTAAAAATTgtgcttaaaggtacagtgtgtagggtttggcgacatctagtggtgtggttgtagactgcaaccaactgagtacccctccttctcactcctccctttccaagattaCGCTAACGTGAGCCgcggagtgcaaaaccgtggtaatgccgtttaactcgctcagaggtcatccttaccataataacgctactttaggagcaacggaaatcagacggcagctggtggtaccacggttttacactctccggctcacgttaccgcagtttcacaagcgtgtcggaggactacggtggccttcaggtaacgtaaaaacgcaaaaggcctTTGCTAGAGCCgcctgtgtttggtttgtccgttctgggctactgtagtaacatagcagagcaacatggtggactccctGAAGAGGAACCGCTCCCTATTTTgacatgaagggctcattctaagctaacgaaaatacaacgattcttagtttcaggtgattataaacaaatgaaaacataagaatattatatttaatttctgctaatacaccccccccccaaaatgttacaaactgttcctttaagtacagtacttgagtaaatgtacttagttactttccaccagtgAGGAGAGGAGTACAACATTGTAGAGAAAGCTGAAGAAATGAATCTAAAGTTAGTACCTGAGTCAGAGTAACACCAAGGGAGACctgtgccattttttttttttttagtaaaagcACAGAACTTTCACTTTAATTACTGGACTTACTGGTGACAACATGACAAACAATACATTTGCACACAAATGTCTCATTTAGGAAATAGGAGATGTCTAGGGAGATCCTGTCTGGAGCCTCCGCATTAATCAAAGCCATCTGTTCACATTGCAAGCTTTATTGAAACCCAGCCATCGCAGTCTGGTTTATCCTTCTCCAGATGAACAATTGCTTTGCCTAAAGGCTGGCGTGGAGAGGGTTTTAAGATGAGGAAATGGCTAAATGCATTTTGTGCATTTAACCGCAATGTTTCCAACAATATAATGGTTCTTATTTTGTGAAAGATAAAAGCTTTATATCTGCTACTTGTTTGgcatataaaaacaaatctatatatttttttaatactgcATTTTTATCATGTGAGCTTCAATGGATTTCCATACAACTCCTGTGGGAGTTCAGATGCACTGacacctccctctctcctctttcatcaAGCAAGAAAAACTGATCTGTTGGTTTTCACAACCAGGCTCATATTCACTCTTCCTCAAACATTTATAAAGAATATGTCAGCAGGCCACAGGCAACGGGAACTTTTCCACCACTTGACCCTTCTCACCCTTTTTTCCATCATATATAAAACCTACAGCGGGGCCTATATCCACTGAGGCTGCATTTTTCTGCAGTGGAGAATAAGAGGACTTCCATGAGAGCCCACTTGTCATGAAAGGCACTAAtgatcctctctctctcgggAGGGTAGCAGTGGCCAAATGATTGTTCCGTGTGTGACTGTCACATCTACCCATATTGATGAATCCACAGACAGGATTGTCTTTTTGCTGTCAGTGTAACCTGCTGGTACAGAGAGAACAGCCAACTAATGGTGGATCCAAAAtaaatctctctttctcttttccatCCATTCCCCATGAGATTATTTTTCAGGATACCAGCATGCACTGCAAAAATGCCATTCCTAAGCAATTCAGTTCAGTGCTGAGTCTCAAAATGTTGCTTTCcttaaagaaacataaaaatattcCGACAGGGAGACTTACTGTAGccactgtacatactgtaggtttACAGTAAATTATACATTTAGGTGCCACCAGCTCTCATTTCCCACTATAAGTCTTGGCTGTCACAAGCAAATGAGCTGGACTGATGGGAAATTTGGTGCAGAGAAGCATTCATGCTTGTGTCACGCCGTTTTATTCAGTGGCATAGCCCGGAGCAAGAAATAATTAGACACCGTCATGCAGTTAAAGCAGAGAAACCGCTGCATGACATGCCACATCATCCGGTTAGGAGTTTTAAAACCGCTGAGGATTTCTCCATTAATTTTGATATCTTTTTCCTCtttgattcatttatttcttgtGTGAAATtcttaattcattaaaaaaaacaggtgtATCTCGCAAAGTTAATTTAAGACACTTGTTTCTAAAATACATTGGCATCTCCCATTTCAAATGTCACTATGTGtaactcagtggtggaatgtaattaagtacatttacacaagtactgtacttaagtattttttttacatacgtTTACTTGAGAATTTCTACTTTCCACTTCTACTTCATAAcatttcagaggtaaatattatactttttactccactgcatttactTGACACTtaagttactagttactttttaaATGATCAGATTATATGATATGACACATTACTATACTTCTAACCTACCCAGTAGTAGCATATAAAAGTATCAAATTGGCTCCACGTTGacaaactacaacattaaaaagcTCTTAGGTGTATTCCTTAttgataaaaacagaacaatATATTCTATGATAATATATCCTAatgaaaggagccattctgcataatgactacttttacttttcatactttaattgcattttgctgataatacttaggCCTAAATATCGTTTTGATTTCAAGACTTTTACTTGAAATGTAgtatggtatttctacttttacttaagtaaaacatctgagtacttcttGGCATAACTTTATACTCAGAAAAACATACGAGGACATGACCTCTCTGTCCAAAATGTAGCTACAACCTACAGACCTGGCAACGTGGGATCTGTCTGTCCTCAATGTTAGCTACAGCCTACAGACCTGGCAACatgggatcttttttttttattgaagaaaattaatttacaaacatgaAGGCATTGcaatctaaactcaatacttcgaacatacaaggcacaattggataggaaagataacttacattataaaaaaatataatataataacaaaaataaaagagggggtagaaaataattcaaggaacaaaaaagaaatgcatgaataaataaataaataataataagactgcactcttccatagtagctccaagggtcatcatcatatatgttcagttcttcataagctctgaggagacactttgcatgttgtcctttcattagtcttaaagcactgggatgattgtccacaaggtcccttttgaaaacagaaaataggggtttcattttcctccatttggatgCACGGATGAAAAAAATTGCCAGCAGTATCAGATTGTTCAATATCAAGTCACTCTTATTGtccttcatgttaataccaaacaCAATATCTTCTCTTGTGAGAGGAGTAAGTAGTTGGATTTTGGTTGACAGCCAGTCCTGCAAATCTTCCACAAAATGTTGCAGAATATATACAGTGGAAAAACAGATGATCAGTAGTTTCAATCTCAGTCTCACAAAGGTTGCAGTTATGGTGATCAGCATTAAATCTCAGTCTTAGCAATTCATTGGATGGATAAATATTagacattattttgaaatggacTTCTTTTGTCTTGGGGCTTTACAGGGTAAGTGATGTATTTAGATCTCCATTTCTTAATGTCTGAGTCTGAAAATAGTAAGATGATGTTGTTTCTGTTTGATCGTATTGGGTACAGTATGTTGGTCAGGTGATTACAACTTCGGATCTTAAATAGTACGTTTTTGTGCGTAATGACGTAGAAGGGCAGGTGGCCGCAATTTCAACGTGGCCTTGCCCTGCTGCAGATGAAAAAGGTCCTAACAGGACACAGGACGCATTCATTCTTTATGCATTGTGCACTTCAGAAACTACCCTACATTACAGTACATCCGTTTTAATGAAGGAAAGACACGGTTTATgggaaaaaatgtgaaaagaaaaatagCAGAATTGAGCCAAACTCATGCACAGGCCTGCTTGCCAGAACTGTGTCGAAACAGGACCTGTCTTAACTCAGAAGTCGTCACTAACAGGTGTGCAACTCCTCTGCAGGATTTCACCACTAAAACAAGCATGGACAGTGTTTCTCAGGTATGTCGCAGCTTCATGGTGACATTGTAGTAATAAATGATGCACTAATTTGCTGTGTTGACATTCCAACAGGAGTTTAAACTAAATTGGTAGGAAGGCCTTATTTATATGGAgctatcacaaatataacacatATCACATGTCCAAATCcttacagtttttctttttctgaccTTATTCCCTACATGCAGCTCTTATTCTATAATATATGAGTTTAATATATGACTACTGTGGGGGGGAAGTAGCCTATATGACTTGTAAAGTGAGTTGTCTCATGCTTTGGCAGTAATGTGTTGTTATCTCCACATGAGGGCGGTGTGTGTGCTGTTATGAACACGTGGACATGTGCATGGACTTGATGTGACTCATCCAGTGAGAAGCAACATCACATCTAAGTGGTTTGCTGGTTCGCCTCAGGCTTCAGACAAGCAAATTTACGCCTGCAGCAAAGGCCCCTAGTATTGAGACCTGTCTGTTCATACCGTACACTAACAGCATATTACTCACACAGTAATGGGCCTGGATTGAATGCAGAATGAATGGAATAGGAACATCAAACCTAATAGGACAGTTGCTATTGATCTTACAGATAGATGACCTTTGTCTGCATTTTAGGAGCTGAAATAGGGACACTATAGGGGAGAGAAATAGTCCTCTATATTGTCTCCCTACCAACAGCAATTTGCCCGTTCATTAGAAGCTGAGCTGCTCCAGGCAGTCTGACCTCCGGGCTGCAGTCTGATCTGCTCTGTATGTGTCAAACTAAAGATGTGCCGGATTCTTGTCAGCCCTACAATTTATAGCAAATAATTTGACACAGACGCTCAAGACTCTGGGTTCAAAACCAGTTCAACTTTATTAGAAGAAGtaggggaataaaaaaaaaaagcaaaaacaaacacttgaaaATTGTTAAGGCCTCTCTAGAAAGGCGTGGGGTTTTAGACAACAGACTGCGATTTGTCCAACCTCCGGTCGTCCTCTGAGTAGCGTCGGAAAGTCTCTCCCAGCAGCGGCTCCAGGGCCTCGGCTGAGCGGTAGGAGCGGGCGCGCACGGCACAGGCGATGACGCCACCCACCACTGCCACCACCAGCACCGCCGCGACAATGGCGATGGTTATGATCTCAGACAGGGTGTAGGCACGAGCTGTGGAAGAGTAGGGGGAAGGTCACAAGGGGTCATtaggtgtgtgtgggtgtgcatgtgtgtgtctgctacTTACCCGGCCACTGGACCTCATAGGAGTATCCCAGGTTTTCTGGGGCAGAGACAAACATCTCCGCGTTGGTGACAGGAGGCCAAAAAGGAACCATGTTGAATCTCCGGTTGTGCCCAATAGGAGCATTCTCTTCGGGGTAAACTATTGCACCTGCAGGGTGAAAAAACATAAGCTTATCCATCTATTCTTCCTTCTGAGTGAGTTTCTTCTGTATCTGCATCTAGATCAGTACCTGGCTGATGCCTGCCGAGCCACTCGTCGAAGATGGCGTCGGTGAATGTGTGCAGCAGGACGAAGATGGGATCGTTGGGCGAGAGGTGAGTCTGCCCGCCCGTCCCGTTGAGGAAGAGGTGAGCCAAGTTGTGGAGGCTGCGGACCACTGGGTCGTACATCCCCTGCGGGGCGCTGTAGCCTAGAAAGTATGAAACAACAAAGCCAATAAATCAGAGCTCTGATTTGCCAAAATTAGGAACAACAAATGCTGCGTTGGTGGAGCTAACCATATGTGAGTGAATGGTCTATTGTTTGTGTATCTGTGAAGTCACACAGTACTTCAGCAGCTCGACTGAACCTGAATATCCTCCACTAGTTGATGGGGAGGATGTTAAATCTTAACCCGTGATACATAACCGCGCACCTTCAATGGTGTTCCTGAAGCTCTCGGAGGAGGTGGAGTAGTAAGGCGGCGTGTCGAAGGCGTTGAGCTCCAGACAGTCCAGCACGTCCTGGGGCTCTGGCAGCTTCTGCACCATGGGCCGCGCCACGTTGCCTGCAGGGTTCCTCTGGATGGGGCTGGTCTCTGAGCCTGGGTGATGAAGACAAAACCCAAGGTCAGGGATGATATTATCTAACTCATCTGCACTCAAAAAAGATAACTTGAACAATATAGTTTTTTTGGGGCATTGTAGTTCAGATTCAGGCCGGCAGTCTCCACAGAGGTGGGAAAGACAGATGATTAGACATGTTGCATTATTGAAATGCTTTCTAATTCTCGACTAGACTAGTTTGATCAGTCTTTAACATGACAGGATggcagttttcttttttaattattcactAAAAGTCAACAGTAGGGAGTGGGAGCTCTGTGACTGAAcacaagtttcttttttttttccttctctcatgcatgatctctttctctctttctttcttttttttgtactttctctcccacacacacacaaacacacacacacacacacgagcacatAAACAGAAGGCTACATAACtgagttgtctgtctgtttgaaGATTATTCCCTCAGATCAAAGGAACCAGTAGACTGCTAGATTCCTGTCTTCAACAAGCACACGCACAAATGaggcaaccccccccccccccaaccgcCACCCCCACCCCTAACCCATTTAAGGAGATGTTGCTTGTTGATGCAGGAAATACCAGGCCTGTCATGACTCTCTAAGGGGATTAATGAGACAGATCGCTCACACGTTGGCCGCTCACATGTTCTACCTGTTACCGAATTCCCTccgcttttttttcttatacaTAGGCAGTTGTTCAAAAAAGGACCTCTCCCCTTTAATGCGTTTGTAGTAGAGCACTACGCCAAAAGAGGATTGACATTCTTCTATTATTCCACAATACCAcatgaaaaaaatgattgtatgaatttgaaaagtaaagcaaaagTAGCGATTTAGGGTTGTAATCTGGTGCCAGCGTGGAATGAGATCCAATCCCTGCAAATCTGATCACGTAAAGTCTAGCTTACAGTGTTACACAGAGTTGCCTTATTCTAGTCTAAACCGCTCGACCCATTGGGAATTAACACTTGAAACACTGTATGTTCTGATGTCTGCCATAGAGAAATTaggctctgaaaaaaaaaacgtttcaaAATCCAGTTTTACTTTGGATGCAGCAACTCAGAGGAAGTTGTTAGTTTCAAACAAACTGTAGTAATAGCGAGCGATATCGAATGTGGCACAACAGCACTGAGGTATTATTTATAGCAGCTTATGTTCTACATGCTCTCTTTATGAGCTCTTTGCCCTCTTTTCTGATGCAGCTGAGACTACGCTGTATATCAACGCCGCTCCCCTGCACagtgtggtgtgtttgtgtttgtgtgtgtgtttgtgtgtgtgtttctgcgaCTGCCCTTACTGTTGCACACGGTGCCCAAAGTGTCGTAGTCTTCCACGCTCTCGCAGATGACCCTCCACTGGGAGAACACGGAGTTGGAGCTGATGGAGCTGATGTCGAAGGAGCTCCTGGCTCCGAGCAGGTCGTCGGTGCAGATGTCGCACTCGCTGCCTCCGATGGCAAAGTTCCAGTAGGGCAGGGCGAAGGTTTGGTCGCCCAGCATGTCCTGCATAGAGGGAACAAAAGAAAGTGGATCAATAGATACATtcgctttaaaaaatataattttcccCGAATT
This window contains:
- the tyrp1b gene encoding tyrosinase-related protein 1b gives rise to the protein MHSQSVWRVGLLVVTLCVTRTLAQFPRECVTPAGLQSGQCCPSPTGAAGDECGSSTGRGQCVAIAADSRRHGPQYPYAGRDDRERWPLRFFNRTCQCNGNFSGYNCGQCRHGLTGPNCDQRISVVRRNIMQMSTADKQAFVNALDQAKRTVHPDLVICTRRYQEVYGPDGNTPQFENITIYNYFVWSHYYSVSKTYLGPGQTSFGGVDFSHEGPGFVTWHRFHLLQLERDMQDMLGDQTFALPYWNFAIGGSECDICTDDLLGARSSFDISSISSNSVFSQWRVICESVEDYDTLGTVCNSSETSPIQRNPAGNVARPMVQKLPEPQDVLDCLELNAFDTPPYYSTSSESFRNTIEGYSAPQGMYDPVVRSLHNLAHLFLNGTGGQTHLSPNDPIFVLLHTFTDAIFDEWLGRHQPGAIVYPEENAPIGHNRRFNMVPFWPPVTNAEMFVSAPENLGYSYEVQWPARAYTLSEIITIAIVAAVLVVAVVGGVIACAVRARSYRSAEALEPLLGETFRRYSEDDRRLDKSQSVV